The following nucleotide sequence is from uncultured Draconibacterium sp..
CAAATAATTTCTATCTCTCTAAACCTAAAGAACAATCCTTACCAGAAATCAAACTTACAACTTCGGTAGTTAACATAGATGGGAAACAAATGTTGGAAATCTCAACAGATAAGTTAGCCAGAGATATTTATTTGAATATTCCCGACCAGGAAGTTTTCTTTTCCGACAATTACTTCGACTTATTGCCAAGTGAGAAGCGTCAGGTTGAAATGTCAGGTTCGGGAGAATTTGATATAGAAAAATTACAGATTATGCATTTGAAGCAAGTTCAGAAATAGGTTTTATCAATATTCATTAATCATTATGAAAACATATTTATATATGGCTGCCCTTTTTGTTTTAATATTTGGGTGTAAAGAAGTTGATACAACAACGGAATTTGTTCAAATTAAAAACACTTCGTTTATAGTAAACAACCAGTCTTATCATTTTAAAGGTGCAAATTACTGGCAAGGGATGAATTTGGGGGCTCCTGAATCGGGTGACAGAGAAAGGTTGCTTCGTGAACTTGAGCAATTGAAAGAAATGGGTGTAACTAACCTTCGTGTTTTGGCGTCGAGTGAAGCCGACTCAGAGATGCGTTTTGCAATTCATCCAGCACTGCAAAAGGCGCCCGGGGTGTATAATGAAGATATCTGGCAAGGGCTCGATTTTTTATTAAATGAGATGGCTAAGCGAGATATGAAAGCAGTTATGGTGCTTGGTAATTTTTGGACTTGGAGTGGAGGATTCCCGCAGTATTTAAACTGGGCTGATGGAACAGCAATCCCTTATCCTCAGGATAAAGCATATTCCTGGGATGATTTTCAACGCTTTTCAGCCGGTTTCTATTCAAACGAAAAGGCGCAGGAGTTGATGAATAATCACATTGAAAAAGTGATTAACCGAACCAACTCAATTTCTGGCATCTCTTATAAAAACGACCCAACCATAATGGCATGGCAGTTGGCAAATGAGCCCAGAGGCTATCACGTTCCTGAGGAATTTAGGGCTTGGACTAGAAAAACATCAGCTTTCATTAAATTACTTGATGAGAATCATCTTGTTTGTTTAGGAACGGAGGGTAATACGTCTGGTAATGCAGCAGGAGTAAATGTATTGCTGGATAACGATGACCCAAATGTTGATTATATAACCATGCATATATGGGCACAAAACTGGGGCTGGTTTAAACCGGGCGATGGAGAAGAGGTATTTGAACAAACATTAAAAAAAGTGGATGCATACTGGGATGACCATGTTCAAGTAGCAAAACAACTTAATAAACCAATTGTGCTTGAAGAGTTTGGTATTGCGCGAGATAGCTCCTCCTATAATCCGGAAGCCTCCACATATTGGCGTGATAAATATTTCAGTTACCTCTTTAAAAAAGTAAAAAAGTCGGTGGAGAACAATGAGCCGGTTAAAGGATTCAACTTTTGGAGTTACTCGGGCGAAGGACGACCACATCGACCTGGAGAATATTGGGAAAAAGGAGATACATTTTTAGGCGACCCTCCGCATGAATTGCAAGGTTGGTATGGGGTGTATAATACCGATATTTCAACTATTAATCAAATACAGAAATTGGAATTATAAAATCGAGAGAGTTCAAATCACATTTGGAATTGTGTGAAAGCAGGTAGCTTTACGATATATATTCTTCAACAATTAGTTTATGAAATTAAAATTGGTTTTTGTTGGCTTAATCGGAGTTCTGGTATTTTTTATAGGATTGTTCCTGGGAAATAATATTATGTCGGGAATTGCCCTGATTACAGCGCTTTTATTCTTTGCTGCACATACAATTAGCATACCAGCATATAAGAGTTATGCATTTACCATATTGATTTTTGCAATTATTGCAGCTGCAATGTATTTCCCGGCATTTTTTATTTCATATAAAGAATTTGAGTTTAAAGAGATGATAGTACCTCTCTTAATGTTGGTTATGTTTGGTATGGGGTGCAACTTATCGGCTAATGATTTTTTGTTGGTGCTAAAGGAGCCCAAAGGCGTTATTGTGGGGCTGGTTTGTATGTATAGCGTTATGCCTGTTATGGGATTTAGCTTGGCTCATTTTTCAACGCTTCCTCCAGAAATTGCTGCCGGAATAATCCTTGTTGGTTGTTCTCCAAGTGGGCTTGCTTCGAATATTATGGCATATATTTCCAAGGCAAATCTAGCTTTGTCCTTAACTTTAACAGCAATATCTACTTTACTAGCACCTTTGTTCACACCAGTATTAATGCAGAAGTTGGCTGGCGCATACTTAGACATCAATATCCTTGATATGTTTTGGAGTATCTCTAAGATTGTTATTATTCCAATTGTAGCAGGTGTAATTTTCAATAAAATAGTTAAGGATGGCGGAAGTCTGGTGAAAAGAATAATGCCCATAATTTCAAAAGGAGGTATTATTATCCTGATAGCTATTACCACCTCTCTAGGTCGGGAATCTTTGCTTTCGGTAGGTTTGATATTAATTGCAGTGGTTATTGTTCACAATTTATTTGGTTATACGCTTGGATATTACCTTGCTCGCTTAATGAAACTTGAAAAGAACTCAGCCAGAACTATTGCCTTTGAGGTTGGTATGCAAAATACTGGCTTAGCTTCGGGTTTAGCTGTTGAAATGGGAAAAGTAGCTACTACTGGTTTAGCTCCTGCCTTGTTTGGCCCATTTATGAATATTACCGGGTCAGCGCTGGCTTCCTACTGGGAAAAGAAAGAAACCAAGTAACATTGGGTTGGTCTGAGAAAGACTGTAGTTAATTACGAATTTTATGATATAAAATATATAGAAATGAAAAAAGCAATCGTATTAATAGGTGTTATCTTTATAGTATTAGGAGGTAAACTGTATGGTCAAGGCTTCGAAAACTTTATAAGCGTTGATGGAAATAAGCTAATGGACGGTAGTAACGAATATCGTTTTATCTCTTTTAATGTACCTACGCTTAATTTTCAGGAAGATGAAATGGCTTACAAGGAAACAAATCCTTACGCCTTACCAACAGAATACGAAATGCGAGACGTGTTTGCAACGGTTAAAGAAATGGGTGGGCAGGTCATCCGTATTTATACTATCCCAGTGCGTAATACTAACTTTCCACATAATGCCCCAACTTATGTTGAGGGCCCCGGAGAGTTTAATGAAGAAGCCTTTAAAGTTACCGACAAAATGCTGCAATTGGCAAATGAGTATAATGTCCGCATCATTTTCTCTTTATTAAACAACCGGCAATGGATGGGAGGGCGACCAAATTACGCTGCCTTTCGTGGTAAAACCGAGGATGAATTCTGGACAGACCCACAACTGATTGAGGACTTCAAAAAGACCCTTGAGTTTGTAATTAATAGAAAAAACACCTATACAGGTATTAGGTATAAGGATGATAAATCTATCCTTTGTTGGGAAACTGGGAATGAACTTACGAGCCCTATCGAATGGACTATAAATATTACTAGATACATAAAGAGTCTGGATAAAAACCACCTTGTTATGGATGGCTGGTATAGCGATGACCTTGATTATCCTTTTGTGCGCGAAGCCTCGCTTAATGAGTGGTCTATCGATATGGTTTCATCTCATCATTATGAGCGCAATGCCATTGATGTTCCAAAGAATATTCAAAAAAACATAGAGATAATAAAGAAGCGAAAACCTTATTTGGTTGGTGAATTTGGTTTTATCAGCACATCGGGAACTGAATCGGTGTTGGATTATGTTATCGATAACAATGATGTTTGTGGTGCATTGATATGGAGCTTAAGGCATCATAGAAAAGATGGAGGTTTTTACTGGCATTCTGAACCCTTGGGTGCAGGAGTTTTTAAAGCATACCATTGGCCAGGTTTTGTTTCTGGCGAGAAATATGATGAGGCAAACCTGATGAATATGTACAGGAACAAAGCATATGAGATTCAAGAGAAAGAAATTCCACCAGTTTCTGTGCCACTTACACCGGAATTATTACCTATAAAAAATGTTCATTCCATTAGTTGGAGAGGAGCAATGGGCGCTACTGGATATAATGTATACCGTTCAGTTTACAAAACTGGTCCTTGGGAAATCGTTGGGTATAATATCTCTGATGCAGATGTGCCGTACTTTCCATTATTTCATGATAAAACAGCTGAATTAGGAAAGTCATATTATTATAGTGTGAGTGCTATAAACCGCTCAGGAAGTTCTGAAAAATCAAATGTTGTTGGTCCGGTAAAAGTCGATGTTTTAGCTAAAATCGACTTAATGAAAAACCTGGGTAATGTAGAGGATAGTAAGGCCGTTGTGCCAATAACAGGAGGAGATAGGAGCTTTAAAGAGATACGAAATCGTTTGTATGGAGATTATGGCTCGGAGCTAATTTACAAGATACCGGAAAAACTTGATGGGTTTAAGCTATATGCTTTCGAGAAAAAACGTTTTAGATATTTAGCCATACTTGGGTCGTTAGATGGGGAAACATGGACAGACTTGGATATTTTCCCAGAAAGTTTTACGAATAATGAATCCAATTATGGGTATTGGAGACCAAAGATTTATAGATATTCAGGAGGAGCAAATTATAAATACATTAAGATTCAGTTTAAAGGAGGAATAGCTCAATTGGCACGTGTGGAAATCACATACAGATAGGGATTGCAGGTTCAGGAGAATTTGATATTCAAAGATTACAAATTATGCACTTATAACAAACGCAATAATTTTTATTAACGGTATGGAAAAATTAAATATAAAAAGTACAGTAGAACTGGCAAATGGTGTGCAGATGCCACGCATTGGTTTGGGCGTATTTCAATCGGCTGATGGAAACGAGGTAATAAATGCAATTAAGTATGCCGTAGAAGCCGGATATGGTTTGATTGATACCGCTGCAATTTATAATAATGAGGCAGGAGTTGGCGAAGCGATTAAATCACTTGCTATTCCTCGCGAGCAGCTTTTTATAACCTCAAAAGTGTGGAACAGCGACCAGGGTTATGAATCTACGCTCAAAGCTTTTGATGTTAGCATGGAAAAGCTTGGCTTAGATGTATTGGACATGTACCTGATTCATTGGCCGGTAAAAGGAAAATACAATGAAACCTGGCGTGCAATGGAAAAATTATATGCAAATGGTAAAGTGCGTGCAATTGGAGTAAGTAATTTCTTACAGCATCAATTGGAAGATTTAATCAGTAATGCGAATATAGTTCCCATGCTGAATCAGGTAGAGTACCACCCTTATCTAACACAACCAGGGCTTGCAAACTATTGTAAACAAAATAAGATTTTACTGCAGGCCTGGGCACCACTTATGCAAGGTAAAATATTTGAAGTGGATGAAATTAAGTTGTTAGCTGAAAAGCATGGTAAATCGCCTGCCCATATTGTTATTCGATGGAACTTACAAAAGGGCATATTAACCATACCAAAGTCAGTTAAAAAACATCGTATAGAAGATAATGTAAATGTTTTTGATTTTGAGTTGACGGAAGAGGATATGGCAATAATTGATAATCTAAACAGGAGTGAGCGATTGGGACCAGACCCTGATAACTTTGATTTCTAACTTTGATAAATAAGGAAATATTCATGAATAACATATTGTTCCGAATTGCATGTTTTTTGATGGTGATTTTATTTTCATCATGCTCAAATAATGTTGAAAAAGAAAGACCAAATATCCTGATTATACAGGCGGACGATTTGGGCTATGATGACATTCGCCTGTACGGAAATAATATAATTGAAACTCCATCACTGGATAAGCTTGGCGAACAATCCATTCAGTTCGACCAGTTTTATCTTTCATCGGTTTGTGCACCAACACGTGCAGCTTTATTAACCGGGCGGAACTTCTTGCGAACAGGTGTTTCAGGGGTACATGCGGGTAGGGATTATGTCAATTTAGATGAAACCATTATCGCGGAAGTTTTCAAAGATGCAGGTTACACAACCGGTATGTGGGGCAAGTGGCACAGTGGAAAAACGGATGGCTATTTCCCGTGGGACAGAGGTTTTGATGAAGCTTACTATGCCTGTCTTTACAATTATTTCGACAATACCGGATTGCTGAACGGAGAGCCTGTCCAAACCAAAGGTTTTACAACGGATGCCATTACGGATATGGCAATTTCGTTTGTGAAGAAAAATAAGGACAAGCCATTTTTTGCGTACATGTCGCATTTGGCACCTCATAATCCATGGCGTGCACCTGAATCGTATATCAAAAAGTACCTGAATAAAGGGCTTTCGGAACCAATGGCTACCCTTTACGGAATGATTGATAATTTAGATTTTAACATTGGCAGGTTATTACAAACTGTTGAAGACGAGGGCTTGGCAGAAAATACCATTATTGTGTTTTTAAGCGATAATGGCCCGTGGATTAGAAGCTATCGATTTGGATTAACAGACGAAGAATGGCAAGAGCGTAATGTAAACGGAAAGCGCGGAATGAAAGGCACCAACTGGGAAAATGGAATTCATTCGCCATTGTTTATTCGCTGGACGAATAAGTTTGCACCAAAGCATATTAATGAGCCTGTGAAAGTGGAAGATTTATACCCAACCTTGTGCAATTTGGTTGGTATTACTATTCCCGATAGCATTCAATTAAGTGGACAAAGCTTGTTAAATACAAGTGGAAGTTTTATTGCAAGTGAGGCACCCATTTATGTTGCAGCTCATAACCCGGTGGGGGATGAAGATTACCGTTCAGAGAAAGATGAGTATGGTCAGGCCATTCCTTTTTCAGAAGAGTATATCCAATCCTTTAAATTCGAAAAGCAAAACCTGGCTATCAGAAAAGGGGCGTATAAATATGTGCAGGATGGCGAGGCCGGTAAACTTTTTGATATCATTACAAATCCTACTGAAAACGAATCAGCTCTTTCTGAAAACAAGGAGCAATTCGAAAGTCTTCAGACGCAATTGGGAGAGTGGTTTGAAGAGGTGAAAACACAAGAGAATTCGTTTACCATGCCTGTTTTTCAAATCGGATATAAGCAAAATACCACTTCGTATATGTATGCCTGTGCACCTCAAAGCATTTCAAAAGGATTAATAAATAAGGAACACTTTTTAGCCAATTGGGGAAAAGTGGGCGATGAAGTTACCTACAATATTAAAGTTCATACAAAAGGGAAGTATGAAGTATTTCTTGTTCATAAAATTAAGGATTATGAAAAGATATGTTTTCAGGTAAGTTCTTCAACTTCAGTCACAAAATCGTGGCTAAACGATACCGGCGACAGAAACTTCGGAACCTTGATTGAGGGCGAGAGTGCCTATTGGGAGAATTTTGACTTAAAAGAGACCTTTAAAAAAGACATCATAAAATCGAAGTTGGGAACAATTCAACTTCACGATGATGACTCGGAATTGAAGTTGGAATTACTGGAGAAAAAAGGTAGTTGTGAGCATGAATGGGAAAATCAGCTTATTTCAATCGAATTAAGGAAAATCTAATTGAAGTTATTGGGTTTAGATGAAAAACAAATTTATTGAACATATCAGCAACTCTGCTCTCTTGCTACTTTTCTTTATGGCAGCAGTGTCGTATAACGGGAAGCTGTTTGGTCGCAAGCCCGAAAAATTATTATCGGTAAAGACAGATGTGATTGAGATTTTACCACCTACCCATGCACAATTGAAGGCTTTGGGCTTGTCTAGCCTTAGCTTGGAAGAAGAAGCCAGAGGAATATGGAAAGTTGGGACTGACGCTGAAAATGAAAAGCTTATTAATACACTGGCATTCAGCAAAGGTATTTATGGTTTTGGAGGGCAGGTAGGTGTTTTCTTGTATATTGATAAAAACAATAATATAAAACAGCTTGTTTTTGCCGAAAATAATGAGTCACCCGAATTTTTCGAATCGGTTCAGGAAAAAGGAATTGTAGCTCAATGGTTGGGCAAGGATTATGAAAAGATGTCAAAAGCTAAGCCCAATGTTCTGTCTGGTGCAACAATGACATCTAATGCGATTAATCGTTCAATATTAAAAAGTTTACAAGCTCTTGAAAATAATAGTAGTAGCACGAATTGGCTAAGGGTGCTGGATTTTAAAACAGTAGCAGCTCTTTTGGTAATTGTTCTTGGAGTACTTATTTCTTATATTAAAACCAAACGAAAAAAACAACTAAGAACCATTTTGTTGGTCTTAAATACCTGTGTTTTGGGAATTTGGTGCGGAAAATTCATCTCAATAAATATTCTGTTGGGCTGGGTTTCAAACGGAATGAATTTAGTAAGTAGTGGAGTGGTGTTTTTAATGCTTTTACTTTCGGTTATCTTGCCTTTGTTTTTCAATAAAAAATCGTACTACTGTAACTGGGTATGCCCATTTGGTTCTGCACAAGAACTAGCCGGGCGAATAAGTAAAAAGAAAATAAGCTTAAAACCTAAGTTGGTGCTAATATTAAGTCCTTCAAGAGAAGTTATTACCCTTGGCGTATTTGTTTGCATGTGGTTGGGTTTGGCTTCCGATATTGCAGACTATGAACCTTTTTCCGCTTTCATTTTTCAACATGCATCAATAGCAGTATTGTTAATTGCAGCGTTCGGAATTGTATCAGCCGTGTTTATTTCCCGACCATGGTGTCGTTTTGTATGTCCAACAGGGCAAGTATTAAATTGGATTTGTAAAATGGACTAAAAATGAACATTCAAAAAACCATAAACATTATTTTGGCGCTATGCCTTTTATTATTGATTATTAAAATGAACCCTTTAGATAAAAATGATATGAATGATAATGGCAGTTCTACGCTGGAGATTATTCACCAACGAAAAAGTGTCCGGAACTATACCGAAAAAAAGGTGAGTAAAGAGCAATTGGAAACACTTGTTAAGGCTGCAATGGCAGCACCAACTGCGGTTAACAAACAACCCTGGGCTTTTATTGCAATTAACGACAGGGCTACATTGGACCATTTGGGTTATAAGTTGCCTTATGCAAAAATGACGAAAACCGCCAGTGCTGCCATTATAGTTTGTGGCGATTTAAGTAAAGCTTTGGAGGGGTGGGAGCAAGCATTCTGGATTCAGGATTGTTCTGCTGCAAGCCAAAATATCCTTTTAGCAGCCGAAGCAATGGGGCTGGGTGCCGTGTGGACAGCCGCATATCCGGCTGAAGATAGAATGGCTATTGTTAGAGATATTTTAAACTTACCTGAAAATATTATTCCCCTTAATGTAATTCCAGTGGGTTATCCAAAAGGAATTGAGAAACCAAAGGACAAATGGAAACCTGAGAATTTGCATTGGGATAAGTGGTAAATGTGATAATTAAAACTATCGAAATGGGCAGTATTCAAAATAGTATTTTAGTTCTTGTAGTGCTCTTTACAGTATTGAGTTGTACAAGCAAAAAAGGAGCTGATAAGGTAAACCTGAGCGTAATTGCTTCTTCCGATAAAGACTGGACTGGTATTGCAATTAGCCGCGAAAGTAGAATGTTTGTAAACTACCCTAAATGGTCAGATAATGTGCCGGTTAGTGTGGCAGAAATAGTGGGCGGAAAGCCTGTTGCATATCCAAATTTAAAGTGGAACAGTCGCAAGGAGGAAGAAGCCTTTGTTGCAGTGCAATCGGTAGTGATTGATGATAAAAACCGTCTTTGGATATTGGATACCCGGAATCCACAATTCAGAGGGGTAAACAAGGGTGGTCCTAAGCTTTTTCAGTTTAATCTTGAAACCGATAGCAAAGAGAATGTATATAGTTTCCCTCAAGGTGTTTTTCAGCCAGATTCTTATTTTAATGATGTACGGATTGACACCGAATACGAAATAGCTTATATAACGGATTCTGGTAATGGTGCACTGGTTGTTTTGGATTTAAAAACGGGCAATTCACGCAGGTTACTCGACCAGCATATTTCAACTCAAAGCGAAGTAGACTATCTTGTTTGTGATGGTATTAAATGGGAAAATACAGTCCATTCTGATGGAATTGCCCTTACACCTGATAAACAATTTCTGTATTATATAGCACTTACCGGGCATACCTTATACCGGGTTTCAACTAAGGCTTTGAATAATGATACCTTAAAAGATAATGAGCTTGCCCCAAAAGTTGAGAAAGTCTGCACCATACCCGCTACAGACGGGATGATGTTCGATAAGGAAGGAAATCTTTGGCTGGGAGGATTGGAAGACAACTCAATAAATCTTTTGAAAAAAGATGGAACATTGGAAAAAGTAGTCAAAGATGATATAATTCGGTGGGCAGATTCATTTGCTTTTGATAAAGAAGGCAATGTTTATTTTACCACATCGCAAATTCATTTGCCAATAAATCAGAGGAAAGAATATCAAGTAATTAAGTTGTCAAGGTAACTCCCGGGACACTATTCATTTATAATTAAATTTAGAAATCAATTAAATAAAGCAGTATGAGATTAGTAATTTTAATGGCATTTGCCGCAAGTTTATTTGCTTGTGGTAATAAACCTTTGCCGAGCGATGTAAAAGCTACAAAAGAAACGGTTAAACTGTATCAGAATCTTCATAAGTTAAAAGCAAAGGGAATGATGTACGGACATCAGGATGCTTTGGCTTACGGAAAGAATTGGTATGGAGAAGAAGGACGCTCGGATGTAAAAGATGTTTGTGGTGATTATCCGGCTGTTTATGGCTGGGAAATTGGGCACCTGGAATTGGGAGACGAGTATAGTCTCGATTCGGTTTATTTCGATGACATCAAAAAATGGATTAAAACTGTTTACGAGCGTGGCGGGATAAATACAATTAGCTGGCATCTTAGAAATCCTTTAACCGGAGGTTCTTCATGGGACACTTCGTCGAAAGCGGTTGTGAAATCAATCTTACCAAATGGAGAGAAACACGAATTTTTTAAAACTTATTTGGATGAATTAGCTGAATTTTTACTGGATTTAAAAACAGACGACGGAATTTATATCCCGGTTATGTTTCGCCCTTTTCACGAACATACTGGAAGTTGGTTCTGGTGGGGGAGAGACTTGTGTTCTGTGGAAGATTACAAAGCGCTTTGGCATTTTACCGTTGATTACCTGCAAAACGAAAAAGGCATCCATCATATACTTTATGTTTATTCAACCGACCGTTTCGAAACTAAGGATCAATATCTTGAACGTTATCCCAGCGATGATATAGTTGATGTACTTGGTTTTGATTTGTACGACCGCGATAAAGATTATCCACGGCTGCTAGATTATTGTGCCAAAACCGTCACTCAACTCGCAGCAGAAAAAGGAAAGATTGCGGTAGTAAGTGAAACAGGAGGTCCGTTAGCTACAAATACAGAGTGGTGGACACAGGTTTTGGACATCCTTAAACCATACGAGTTGGCTTATGTTTTAACATGGCGAAATCCGTTTGATTCGGCCGACCACGGAAATTATGGCCCATCAAAAGGTAGCCCCGATTCTGAAAATTTCATTCAGTTTTATAACGATTCTGAAACGATTTTCCAGAAAGAACTTACACCGAAAAAGATTTATGATTAGATAGTTATTAGTTTTATTTACGGAGAGCTGTAAATTTAGTTTGGTTAGTTAGTTAAGCCCGGTGATAGCACCGGGCTTTTTTTATTTCGAATTGTTTGGCTAAGAGCTCTTTTACGATATAATACTTTTAAAAGACATTAGGTACTCCTCCTTATATATACTAAAATAATGTTTCTTAAAGTTCTCGTAGTTTTCCAGTGCCAGACTGTGTTTCCCTTGATTAACAAGTACCTTACATCTTGTTTTTAGAGCATATTCATTAACTAAATCGTATAAGAAAATGATCTGAGTAATTTCAAGTAGCAGAAGAGAGTCAAGTCTGTCTTTTAGTGATAGTTTATCACTCTGCTCCTCAAGAAAATTAATAATACGGTTCGTCATATCTTCTCTTTTTTGGTCGAACCATTCGCTTTCTGTATTAAATAGAAATTTCCCTTTTTTAAGGATTGGTAATATTCTGTATAAATTATTTCTGAAATCTTCAGAATCTTCGTCTTGCAGAATATGGGTAACTGTTTTGTACTCGCAGGTTATTTCTTTTCCCAGGTTTATTAGCCAATAATGGCCATCGTATATAAGTTGAATTTTTTCTAAATCGTCGAGTATTCCTCTTAATCTATTAATGTTAACACCTCTGTTATTTTTAGCTTTTTCATGAGATTTATCGGGCCAAATATACTCTTGGATATCCTTTGATGAGATTCCTTTTTTGTGGTCAATTCCTGAAATTAATATAATAAGAAATAACTCTTTGAGAGTTGAACTAAAACGATAGGTTATATCTTGGCCTGTCTTGTTAAAGACCTTAAATCCTCCCCAAATATTTATATTAAAAGATTGCTCTATCATCAAACTTTCGATATTTATTTTTTCATCATCATTTGTTGTAGAATGTTGGTAATTTCGTTTTATGAATAATATTGAAAGGAAAAATAAAACACTTCCGACTGCAATAAATAAGTAAACTTTTTTGGTCGAAGTTTTTTCGTAAGAGATGTAATTTGATGGCGGAAAATTCAATGAAAAAAGATTAACCTCGT
It contains:
- a CDS encoding glycosyl hydrolase, whose protein sequence is MRLVILMAFAASLFACGNKPLPSDVKATKETVKLYQNLHKLKAKGMMYGHQDALAYGKNWYGEEGRSDVKDVCGDYPAVYGWEIGHLELGDEYSLDSVYFDDIKKWIKTVYERGGINTISWHLRNPLTGGSSWDTSSKAVVKSILPNGEKHEFFKTYLDELAEFLLDLKTDDGIYIPVMFRPFHEHTGSWFWWGRDLCSVEDYKALWHFTVDYLQNEKGIHHILYVYSTDRFETKDQYLERYPSDDIVDVLGFDLYDRDKDYPRLLDYCAKTVTQLAAEKGKIAVVSETGGPLATNTEWWTQVLDILKPYELAYVLTWRNPFDSADHGNYGPSKGSPDSENFIQFYNDSETIFQKELTPKKIYD
- a CDS encoding L-dopachrome tautomerase-related protein, with the translated sequence MGSIQNSILVLVVLFTVLSCTSKKGADKVNLSVIASSDKDWTGIAISRESRMFVNYPKWSDNVPVSVAEIVGGKPVAYPNLKWNSRKEEEAFVAVQSVVIDDKNRLWILDTRNPQFRGVNKGGPKLFQFNLETDSKENVYSFPQGVFQPDSYFNDVRIDTEYEIAYITDSGNGALVVLDLKTGNSRRLLDQHISTQSEVDYLVCDGIKWENTVHSDGIALTPDKQFLYYIALTGHTLYRVSTKALNNDTLKDNELAPKVEKVCTIPATDGMMFDKEGNLWLGGLEDNSINLLKKDGTLEKVVKDDIIRWADSFAFDKEGNVYFTTSQIHLPINQRKEYQVIKLSR